The DNA window CCAAATCCGCGCCCTTCGACCGAAGGACGCTCGCCCTTAAGAAAGCCCTTAAGATCCATGCCCGAACAAAAAGTGCCCCCAGCTCCGGTAAGAATGCCCACGCGCAGATGATCCTCCGCATCAAGCCGATCAAGCGCGGCCGCAATCGCTTCCGATGCCGCCTTGGTCATCGCGTTCTTGGCCTCGGGACGGTTAATCGTAATGATCAGAATGCCGCCTTCTTCTTGGGTCAGGACTTCTTGTGTCATGAATATCTCTCCGCTTGATGTTTCGAGCAGCCACTTGCCGCCGCCCTTTGGCTGACATATATAACTAGGTGAACCAGCTTGTCTACGGACTCTACTCGCTCAATAAGGAACCCAATTCATGGCCGAAGCCTATATCATCGACGCAGTGCGCACACCTCGCGGGATCGGAAAAGTTGGCAAGGGCGCACTGTCGAACGAGCACCCGCAACACCTCGCGGCCACGGTCATGAAAGCGCTGAAAGAGCGAAACAATCTCGATACCAGCACTGTCGATGATGTGATCTGGTCTGTCTCGACCCAGGATGGCAAGCAAGCCGGCGACCTTGGCCGGATGGCTGCGCTCGATGCCGGTTTCGACATCACTTCCAGCGGAACAACACTTGACCGCTTTTGCGGCGGCGGCATCACTTCCGTGAACTTCGCGGCGGCACAAATTATGTCTGGCATGGAAGATTGCGTCGTAGCAGGCGGTACGGAAATGATGAGCTTAACCGGCCAGATGATGCAGGAAAAGATGGCCGCAGGCATTAAGCCGGCCATGATGGGCAGCTATAATGAGCGCTTGCAGAAAGTTCATCCGCAATCACATCAGGGGATATGCGGCGATGCGATTGCATCGATGGAAGGCTACACCCGCGAAGAATTAGACGAAGTTGGTTATCGCAGCCAGCAACGCGCTGCTGCTGCAATTGCAGCTGGCAAATTCGACAAGAGCCTCGTCCCTGTCACGGACGATGAAGGTAATGTGATCCTTGATCATGACGAGTATCCGCGTCCCGAAACCACTCGCGAGGGCCTCGCAGAACTCAACCCCGCTTTCGGCAAAATTGCCGACATGCCGCTTGATGCCAATGGCACTACTTTCCGCGGATTGGTAAACCAGAAATATCCGGACCTCGAAATCAAGAACTTTCACCACGCTGGTAACAGTTCAGGCGTAGTTGACGGCGCGGCAGGCGTGCTCGTCACATCCGAAGCATACGCGAAAAAGCATGACTTAAAGCCGCGCGGCCGCATCGTCGCCACCGCCAATATGGGTGATGATCCGACGCTGATGCTAAACGCGCCAGTACCAGCGGCAAAGAAGGTTCTGGCCAAAGCCGGCTTGACGAAAGACGGTATCGATTTGTGGGAAATCAACGAGGCATTTGCTGTCGTCGCGCACAAATTTGTAACCGACCTAGGCCTGAGCTGGGACAATGTGAACGTCAATGGCGGTTCGATTGCGCTCGGCCATCCGATCGGCGCAACCGGTTCAATCCTGATCGGCACTGTGCTTGATGAATTGGAGCGCACCGGTGGACGTTACGGCCTTGTAACCATGTGCGCAGCCGGCGGCATGGCTCCGGCGATTATCATCGAACGCGTCGAAGACTTCATTTGATAGAAACGCACTGAATTTGGCTTCAAGGAAGG is part of the Pontixanthobacter gangjinensis genome and encodes:
- a CDS encoding acetyl-CoA C-acetyltransferase yields the protein MAEAYIIDAVRTPRGIGKVGKGALSNEHPQHLAATVMKALKERNNLDTSTVDDVIWSVSTQDGKQAGDLGRMAALDAGFDITSSGTTLDRFCGGGITSVNFAAAQIMSGMEDCVVAGGTEMMSLTGQMMQEKMAAGIKPAMMGSYNERLQKVHPQSHQGICGDAIASMEGYTREELDEVGYRSQQRAAAAIAAGKFDKSLVPVTDDEGNVILDHDEYPRPETTREGLAELNPAFGKIADMPLDANGTTFRGLVNQKYPDLEIKNFHHAGNSSGVVDGAAGVLVTSEAYAKKHDLKPRGRIVATANMGDDPTLMLNAPVPAAKKVLAKAGLTKDGIDLWEINEAFAVVAHKFVTDLGLSWDNVNVNGGSIALGHPIGATGSILIGTVLDELERTGGRYGLVTMCAAGGMAPAIIIERVEDFI